In Bacillus sp. SB49, a single window of DNA contains:
- a CDS encoding spore germination protein, translating into MKKKFNNSTDLIQKVFHIKGQAIVVQFISYLVDRERLEREILNALTASPKRWTNDALMNKIPIAASECVCSVDQITQKVLHGSISVYIEGEKEAVIFALPKLDDRGLNRAETESLVFGPQVSFTESLNTNLNVVRWRLDTDDLVMEKLIVGERIPSEVRIVYLKSMADKENVATFRERIKNLQVDQIEDSSVLGQLIEDSSTSVFPQLIFTELPDRFCNSIVKGRVGVMVDKSPTMLIGPMSLFSFFESTEDLYMRWNMGSFIRMLRFIAMAISIILTPMYVAALTYHYEIIPSTLLVSLGQSRATVPFPPVLEALLLEILIELLREAGARLPTKVGQTMGIVGGIVLGQAAVQAGFTSNILIIIIALSALASFTAPSYLMGTAVRIIRFPMIILAGMWGLVGIVFALSFLIIHLLKQKSLGRPYLAPIYPFQWRDFNDSLFRVPFQKNSRRPVSTMPQDPTRYNSSKAEEHKDVKSP; encoded by the coding sequence ATGAAGAAGAAATTCAATAATAGTACGGACCTTATCCAGAAGGTCTTCCATATTAAAGGGCAGGCAATTGTCGTCCAGTTCATTTCTTACCTTGTCGACAGAGAAAGACTCGAACGTGAAATCTTAAATGCCCTTACTGCCTCCCCTAAACGCTGGACAAACGATGCCTTGATGAATAAGATACCGATCGCTGCATCGGAATGCGTATGTTCTGTAGATCAAATTACCCAAAAAGTGTTGCACGGAAGTATATCCGTTTATATCGAAGGGGAAAAAGAAGCCGTAATTTTTGCGTTACCAAAACTGGACGATCGAGGATTGAACCGTGCTGAAACCGAGTCTCTCGTGTTCGGACCTCAAGTCTCTTTTACAGAATCATTAAACACCAATTTGAATGTCGTACGTTGGCGGCTGGACACGGACGATCTCGTTATGGAAAAGCTGATCGTTGGAGAAAGAATTCCTTCCGAGGTCCGCATTGTCTACTTAAAGTCGATGGCGGATAAGGAAAATGTAGCTACCTTCCGGGAAAGAATTAAGAACCTGCAAGTAGATCAGATTGAAGATTCCAGCGTACTGGGGCAGCTGATTGAGGACTCCTCCACCAGCGTCTTTCCTCAATTAATATTTACCGAATTACCGGACCGTTTCTGTAATTCGATCGTAAAAGGAAGAGTCGGGGTGATGGTGGATAAAAGCCCGACGATGCTGATCGGGCCTATGTCTTTGTTCAGCTTCTTCGAATCGACCGAGGATCTGTATATGAGGTGGAACATGGGATCGTTCATTCGGATGCTGCGTTTTATTGCCATGGCCATATCCATCATCTTGACACCAATGTACGTTGCGGCCCTCACTTATCATTATGAGATCATTCCGAGTACTCTGCTCGTATCGTTAGGCCAATCGAGAGCTACGGTTCCATTCCCGCCCGTACTGGAAGCACTACTACTCGAAATTCTCATTGAATTGTTAAGAGAGGCGGGAGCTCGACTGCCGACGAAGGTCGGACAAACCATGGGTATTGTGGGCGGTATTGTCCTTGGCCAGGCTGCCGTCCAGGCAGGGTTCACCAGTAATATCCTTATTATTATCATTGCATTAAGTGCCCTTGCTTCTTTCACCGCACCAAGCTATTTAATGGGGACGGCTGTAAGGATCATACGGTTCCCCATGATCATACTGGCTGGAATGTGGGGTCTCGTTGGAATCGTATTCGCCTTATCCTTCCTTATCATCCATCTCTTAAAACAAAAGTCTCTCGGCCGCCCTTACCTTGCTCCAATCTATCCCTTTCAGTGGAGAGACTTTAATGATTCCTTATTCCGGGTACCTTTCCAGAAGAACAGCCGGCGCCCGGTAAGTACCATGCCGCAGGATCCAACGAGATACAACAGCAGTAAAGCCGAAGAGCATAAAGATGTGAAGTCTCCATGA
- a CDS encoding GerAB/ArcD/ProY family transporter — protein sequence MNINIRLNPDKAVHAFYVFFIIHTCQIGAGLMGVPRILFLEAGVDAWVSVLVTGAYMHVLVLLMLTILRNYENTDLIGVQVDLFGPWIGKGLGVLYILYIFLLLLTVMKNYIEVVQVFIFPQIPIWLMSAFMLILMVYSILGGFRVVVGTSFLFFFLTIWLVLPVYKPVTFMDWKHLTPIFMSSPMEILAGAKQVAYSVLGLEILFFIYPYIQNKKKIAVAAHAGVFFTTILILLVTVVSIGYFSPDELKETVWATLSLFKIISFSIIERFDFLAVALWMMVIIPNVVLFGWIIIHSLKRLFSFPKKPSLYITALMLFFSSILIEERIGINYLTSITGEVGFWVVFIYPWILYVGLLLKKLFRKGKSNEKMGHS from the coding sequence ATGAATATTAATATTCGATTAAATCCAGATAAAGCTGTCCATGCCTTCTACGTCTTTTTCATCATCCATACCTGTCAAATCGGTGCAGGGTTAATGGGTGTTCCAAGAATCTTATTTTTGGAGGCAGGAGTGGATGCCTGGGTTTCGGTACTGGTTACCGGTGCTTATATGCATGTGCTTGTCCTCCTGATGCTGACCATTCTTCGAAATTATGAGAACACGGACTTGATCGGTGTCCAAGTCGATTTGTTCGGACCCTGGATCGGCAAAGGCCTCGGTGTCCTGTATATCCTGTATATATTTTTGTTACTGTTGACAGTCATGAAGAATTACATTGAAGTGGTTCAGGTATTTATTTTCCCGCAAATCCCTATATGGCTGATGAGTGCTTTCATGCTGATTCTGATGGTTTACAGCATCCTGGGAGGATTCCGAGTTGTCGTAGGTACCAGCTTTCTCTTCTTTTTCTTAACCATCTGGCTGGTGCTTCCCGTCTATAAACCAGTGACGTTTATGGACTGGAAGCACCTCACCCCTATTTTCATGAGCTCCCCAATGGAGATTCTCGCCGGGGCGAAACAAGTTGCTTATTCTGTATTAGGGCTGGAAATCTTATTTTTCATCTATCCTTACATCCAGAACAAGAAAAAAATTGCAGTGGCAGCTCATGCCGGTGTATTCTTTACGACGATCCTCATTCTGCTGGTGACGGTCGTCTCCATCGGCTACTTCAGCCCGGATGAATTGAAGGAGACCGTCTGGGCGACACTTTCGTTGTTTAAAATCATTAGTTTTTCCATCATAGAGCGCTTCGATTTTCTCGCAGTAGCCTTATGGATGATGGTCATCATTCCGAACGTTGTCCTTTTCGGATGGATCATCATCCACTCTTTGAAGCGGCTGTTCAGCTTCCCCAAGAAGCCGAGCCTCTATATAACAGCATTGATGCTATTCTTCTCCTCTATACTTATCGAAGAAAGAATAGGTATCAACTACCTTACCTCCATCACAGGAGAAGTAGGTTTCTGGGTTGTATTTATCTATCCATGGATTCTATATGTCGGATTACTTCTTAAGAAATTGTTCAGGAAGGGGAAGTCCAATGAAAAAATGGGTCATTCTTAG